One genomic region from Jiangella sp. DSM 45060 encodes:
- a CDS encoding nucleoside hydrolase, translating into MKTRPGTIVRHRREDPAVVTSRILTRVVPALALAAALTSAPVAGHADDAATDPRPPAVIFDSDMDFDDAATLAYLAQEDRLGRIDLRAVTVTNNGNGLPGRAIRHARCLLERLGLDDVPVADGSDTAPNAFPAELRQTFDRVFEDVLAGCTASEAPSRIRASELIRWIVALDPAAHVIATGPLSNVAAARLDPHRVTSMGGAVRVGGNLCCGTPPEFDGSQEFNYWIDPPASRAALRSLARLVPLDATNDVPITPQFVQRLGAEGRTTAAGIVFGLVSHPEVAPLIDAGIMSWWDPLTAMSVIHRGIVGFETGRLDVITTGPQAGRTVLSPTGRPVVFANAANAADFEQLFLNTLNGSR; encoded by the coding sequence ATGAAGACACGGCCGGGCACGATCGTCCGACATCGACGAGAGGACCCCGCCGTGGTCACCAGCCGCATCCTCACCCGTGTCGTCCCAGCGCTGGCCCTCGCGGCGGCGCTCACCTCGGCCCCGGTCGCCGGCCACGCCGACGACGCGGCGACCGATCCCCGCCCACCCGCTGTGATCTTCGACTCCGACATGGACTTCGACGACGCGGCGACGCTGGCCTACCTGGCCCAGGAGGACCGGCTCGGCCGGATCGACCTGCGCGCCGTCACCGTGACGAACAACGGCAACGGCCTGCCCGGCCGGGCCATCCGGCACGCCCGCTGCCTGCTGGAGCGGCTCGGACTGGACGACGTCCCGGTGGCGGACGGCTCCGACACGGCGCCCAACGCGTTCCCGGCCGAACTGCGCCAGACCTTCGACCGGGTCTTCGAGGACGTCCTCGCCGGCTGCACCGCCAGCGAGGCGCCGTCGCGGATCCGCGCGTCCGAGCTGATCCGCTGGATCGTGGCCCTGGACCCGGCCGCCCACGTGATCGCCACCGGCCCGCTGTCCAACGTCGCCGCCGCCCGGCTGGACCCGCACCGCGTCACGTCGATGGGCGGCGCGGTGCGGGTCGGCGGCAACCTGTGCTGCGGCACCCCGCCCGAGTTCGACGGGAGCCAGGAGTTCAACTACTGGATCGACCCACCCGCCTCCCGGGCGGCGCTGCGCAGCCTGGCCCGGCTGGTCCCCCTCGACGCCACCAACGACGTGCCGATCACCCCGCAGTTCGTCCAGCGGCTGGGCGCCGAAGGCCGCACCACCGCCGCCGGCATCGTGTTCGGCCTGGTCAGCCACCCCGAGGTCGCGCCGCTGATCGACGCCGGAATCATGTCCTGGTGGGACCCGCTGACCGCGATGAGCGTCATCCACCGCGGCATCGTCGGCTTCGAGACGGGACGCCTCGACGTCATCACCACCGGCCCGCAGGCGGGGCGCACCGTGCTCTCACCGACCGGCCGGCCGGTCGTGTTCGCGAACGCGGCGAACGCCGCTGACTTCGAACAGCTCTTCCTGAACACCCTCAACGGCAGCCGCTGA
- a CDS encoding beta-N-acetylglucosaminidase domain-containing protein — MPVRTLAAQVVIPLLLAGAFSASAAAGPSGAEDVTTERTAASSAGDPLELLQPAPRSVERLGQPFGVRFFAIEAGGDVDDATATAVREALTAQGLRERHRPGPGLLTVHLVGAESAADAVEELDPFGWSAADVDGLGAEEYLLGTRALRGPSASAVLAGDDAGLFYAAQTLGQLAALEDAALPAVKIEDGPGFAFRGGLESFYGPDWSWQARRDQIDFLAALKMNVYFYGPANDPRTTGRAWRELYEPEQLAELERLVDYARERHVTFIYRVGPAAPMHGGTAPGICHARQADRDALLARLEQLREIGVTRFVISWDDVTEQFTCAEDTERYAGTDHPVARAQTEVLTDLEQRFFSRHDELGPPITIPSLYWTNEPTPYRSVFDANLSANWQLYWTGPAVMSPEIEPLDVEQVRAAFPRHELIVFDNYPVNDYDRGRLHLGPVVGRSPGLPGTVLGVSWNQMSEQYASQVSLATAADYAWNPAAYVPDRSWRAVLTRLAGDRVGDFEVFADAHRYDGFHSDRMGPRLAGLVDAYLRAYSAGADLAGPGERLRAHAAALGRADSLAPVLPDALAGELRPWLEASALGGQAVSEAVDLLTALADGRGDDAAAARERMVVLRERMRAVRAVDPNGDTRPVHVAMGTLLPFLERAEAIAATPVGATISAPYGERAVVAGGVSEVAVDVTARSAGTYRGTLTVTAPDGWTVTPSQQDVVVDSGGRPITSRHVVRVGAPAGAAPGQLVFRVDGEGAGATFAAGLYPAGAGEYAEVVAGAEPSAWWRLEETEGTLIADATGTSPGSTRGETVRGAEGAVHGSAGLELAGGYGEAPVGQVGSADGQLTVEAWVRADRPASGDGIGVVESYEGPAYNGFLLRLDGLGRPTFGVLDARSAAIVTGRTPLGTGEWHHVVGTFDGATMVVYADGVEVGRQATTVRPGQSDISVKLGARGDDRGRRLHGGLDEVALYDRALTAAEVAQHFLAGR; from the coding sequence ATGCCGGTTCGGACCCTCGCAGCCCAGGTCGTGATACCGCTGCTGCTGGCCGGGGCGTTCTCCGCCTCGGCGGCCGCCGGCCCATCGGGCGCCGAGGACGTGACGACCGAGCGGACGGCCGCGTCGAGTGCCGGTGACCCGCTCGAGCTGCTGCAGCCGGCGCCGCGCTCGGTCGAGCGGCTCGGTCAGCCGTTCGGCGTGCGGTTCTTCGCGATCGAGGCCGGCGGCGACGTCGACGACGCCACGGCCACGGCCGTGCGGGAGGCGCTGACCGCGCAGGGCCTGCGGGAGCGGCACCGTCCGGGGCCGGGCCTCCTGACCGTCCACCTGGTCGGCGCCGAGTCCGCCGCGGACGCCGTCGAGGAGCTCGACCCGTTCGGCTGGAGCGCCGCCGACGTGGACGGTCTCGGCGCGGAGGAGTACCTCCTCGGCACCCGGGCGCTGCGCGGGCCGTCCGCGTCCGCCGTCCTCGCCGGCGACGACGCCGGGCTGTTCTACGCGGCCCAGACCCTCGGGCAGCTCGCCGCGCTCGAGGACGCGGCGCTGCCGGCGGTGAAGATCGAGGACGGCCCGGGGTTCGCGTTCCGCGGCGGGCTGGAGTCGTTCTACGGCCCGGACTGGTCGTGGCAGGCACGTCGCGACCAGATCGACTTCCTCGCCGCGCTGAAGATGAACGTCTACTTCTACGGCCCGGCGAACGACCCGCGCACCACCGGACGCGCCTGGCGCGAGCTGTACGAGCCGGAGCAACTGGCCGAACTGGAACGCCTGGTCGACTACGCCCGCGAGCGGCACGTGACGTTCATCTACCGCGTCGGCCCGGCGGCGCCCATGCACGGCGGGACGGCGCCCGGCATCTGCCACGCCCGCCAGGCCGATCGCGACGCCCTGCTCGCCCGGCTCGAACAGCTGCGCGAGATCGGCGTCACCCGCTTCGTCATCTCGTGGGACGACGTCACCGAGCAGTTCACCTGCGCCGAGGACACCGAGCGCTACGCCGGCACGGACCACCCGGTGGCGCGGGCCCAGACCGAGGTGCTCACCGACCTCGAGCAGCGGTTCTTCTCCCGGCACGACGAGCTCGGCCCGCCCATCACCATCCCATCGCTGTACTGGACCAACGAGCCGACGCCGTACCGGTCGGTCTTCGATGCGAACCTGTCGGCGAACTGGCAGCTGTACTGGACCGGCCCGGCGGTGATGTCGCCGGAGATCGAGCCGCTCGACGTCGAGCAGGTGCGCGCCGCGTTTCCGCGGCACGAGCTGATCGTGTTCGACAACTACCCGGTCAACGACTACGACCGAGGCCGCCTGCACCTCGGGCCGGTGGTGGGCCGCTCGCCCGGCCTGCCCGGAACGGTCCTCGGGGTGTCGTGGAACCAGATGAGCGAGCAGTACGCCTCGCAGGTGTCCCTGGCCACGGCGGCCGACTACGCCTGGAACCCGGCCGCCTACGTGCCGGACCGGTCGTGGCGGGCGGTGCTGACCCGCCTCGCCGGTGACCGCGTGGGCGACTTCGAGGTGTTCGCCGACGCGCACCGCTACGACGGCTTCCACAGCGACCGCATGGGGCCGCGCCTGGCCGGTCTCGTCGACGCGTACCTGCGGGCCTACTCCGCGGGCGCCGACCTCGCCGGTCCCGGCGAGCGGCTGCGCGCCCACGCCGCGGCGCTTGGCCGGGCCGACTCCCTGGCGCCGGTCCTCCCGGACGCGCTGGCCGGCGAGCTGCGGCCGTGGCTCGAGGCGAGCGCGCTGGGCGGACAGGCCGTGTCGGAGGCCGTCGACCTGCTCACCGCCCTGGCCGACGGCCGCGGCGACGACGCTGCCGCCGCGCGCGAGCGCATGGTGGTGCTGCGCGAGCGGATGCGCGCCGTCCGCGCCGTCGATCCGAACGGCGACACCAGGCCGGTGCACGTGGCCATGGGCACGCTGCTGCCGTTCCTCGAACGAGCCGAGGCCATCGCGGCCACGCCCGTCGGCGCCACCATCAGCGCGCCGTACGGCGAGCGGGCCGTCGTCGCGGGCGGCGTCAGCGAGGTGGCCGTCGACGTCACCGCGCGCTCGGCCGGGACGTATCGCGGCACCCTGACCGTCACCGCGCCCGACGGCTGGACCGTCACGCCGTCCCAGCAGGACGTGGTCGTCGACAGCGGCGGCCGGCCCATCACCAGCCGCCACGTCGTGCGGGTCGGCGCACCGGCCGGCGCGGCGCCGGGCCAGCTGGTGTTCCGGGTCGACGGCGAGGGCGCCGGCGCGACGTTCGCGGCCGGGCTGTATCCGGCCGGGGCGGGGGAGTACGCCGAGGTGGTCGCCGGTGCCGAGCCGAGCGCGTGGTGGCGACTGGAGGAGACCGAGGGCACGCTGATCGCCGACGCCACCGGGACGAGTCCCGGCAGCACCCGCGGCGAGACCGTCCGGGGCGCTGAAGGAGCGGTCCACGGGTCCGCCGGGCTGGAGCTGGCCGGCGGCTACGGCGAGGCGCCGGTCGGCCAGGTGGGCTCGGCCGACGGGCAGCTCACCGTCGAGGCCTGGGTGCGCGCCGACCGGCCCGCGTCCGGTGACGGCATCGGCGTCGTGGAGTCCTACGAGGGGCCCGCGTACAACGGCTTCCTGCTCCGGCTCGACGGGCTGGGCCGGCCCACGTTCGGCGTCCTCGACGCCCGCAGCGCCGCGATCGTCACGGGACGGACGCCGCTCGGGACGGGCGAGTGGCACCACGTCGTGGGCACGTTCGACGGCGCCACCATGGTCGTCTATGCCGACGGCGTCGAGGTCGGCCGCCAGGCGACGACGGTACGTCCGGGCCAGTCCGACATCAGCGTCAAGCTGGGTGCCCGCGGCGACGACCGGGGCCGGCGCCTGCACGGCGGACTCGACGAGGTGGCGCTGTACGACCGCGCCCTGACCGCCGCGGAGGTGGCCCAGCACTTCCTCGCCGGGCGGTGA